Below is a genomic region from Trichoderma asperellum chromosome 2, complete sequence.
CGACCAGGGGGGAGGATAAAATGAGAATATGTGCATACTTTTAACCATACGAGCCGTTCTAGAACGAGTCTATGGCCACATCTGTGTGTGTATAATTAGTTTCGTGTGTTGATTGTTCCAAGTTTcccgctttttttttttttgcgagcCGACTATCCAGAGTCCACCTGATCTTTAGCTGGGCTACATCCTGCTAGTAGCATGCGCACTTCCTTGGCAGCCATCATTCTGCCTGTGAGTCTTGGTCAACTTGCATCATCACCTGCGGGGCCGTAGGACGCAAGGTTTGGTGGGTGTAGATCTTGTTTTTGGCTGTCATCGGCCAGTTGTGTTTGCCTGGGTCCGCCCTCGGAACTATCATGATCCGAGACATCTGGCAGTACTTCGTACTATGTACTAGCAGTGCCTCTTGACTTGTGGTGTAAGTGAAAATGCCGTTCACCAAACTATGCGGCTGTATCATTAATAGGCATTGCAGATGATGTTGCTGTACCCAATCACCATATTCGCGCTTGCATTCGTCGAGATGCGCGCCTAAAGCACAGACGCAGGCCCGCCGCCCCGCATAGGGTGCGTCGTCGTGAATCCAATGAAGCTTCTCCCATGTATCTCAGCCCAAGGCCGGTCAGGGGGCCGGACCTTCAAAGACCTGATTGTGGCGCATCGATTACGTCGCATGCCAACCTCGGAGAGTCCAGAACCGTACCGTGCAGGAGTCGATGTGCTAGGATTGGTCTGTCTTGCAGCGACGACTGCTTCTGGGGTGTGGTCAGTCTGCGCCATCGAGGTACCGCTCCCGGCGGTCTACCGGACCACTCCCTCTCGCCTCGGCTGCCGTTGGTGATGTAACGGAACTTAATTGCTGCATGCCGTGCCGATTGGCGTGAGCAGGATCTTGATGGCGAGTCATTATAGGGCTATCACCTCAGTTAGCATAGACATCTGGCGATGCCTTCACATAATGGCGAGACACGATGGCAGGAGAGTGAAACTCTGAAAGAAGTTAAGTTTccatcagcctcagccggTGTTTTGCCACTGACGTGATGCTGTATTGGCGAGCTTCCCCGCAAACGGCATAGATTGGCATACTGAAGGTCCTTTGGAGTTTCTCGTACGGAATACAGAACTACACGTACCAGGTGGCTCTCTGCAGGAAGGGTCTCACAATCTGAAAACTCCACCAGTTCCTGTTCACGGCCGTTATCCTTTTACTCTATGGAGACAATGACGTATGGAGATCGCCATACATTTTACCAAGTACGGTACTGTGCTGGCAAACGGTCCCAATGGCCCCGCGCTCTAACCAGCATTCGCCATTGGTAGATTCCACATGCCGAAAGGGCACACAAAAAATCCCGGAATGCCCTCAAGTACGACCTGGAGACGTATTTAGACCAAAAGCCCGGCAAAATGAGGATTCAAGCCCCGTaacgctgcttcttcttcccggCCCTATACATTTCGCTCCAAAAATCATCGATAGTAGCCTGCTCCACTGGCATAAACTAAATCGAAAACGAATGCAGGATTTGtgactcctcctcctcttctcccgtCCCGTCTACTGTATCTCTGATGCTTACCTATTTTTGTTCCTCAGAAATTGAACGGTTTTCTTGCTTCGTCTCGCAACGCAACGACAGCCCATTTTTACACAGTACCGCAGCCTTGGCACGCCCATGTCGACGTCAAGttaacctttttttgtttttgttttttaccACGTCTACGCCCCTAGGGTGAACTCCCAAACCGCCTCGATCTCGACGAGCCGCATCCTTAGCTCAGATCGGACGGGCTTTTAGCACCAATCTGTGGGAGCATCGAGTGTGCTGGGCGTGCGCATATGCAAATAGAAGGCAACGGCCATGCCCTGGGGAAGGCTTCGGGGCATGCCGATTCGTCGGTCTCTCCGTTGAGGCTCCAGGACCCCTGTTTTGCTTTCTATTTGGGGATGCGATGCTGTTGATGGAGCCAGGGCCAACAATCAGTTCATGATGCCAAGCGAGAGGCAAATTAGTATCCTGCATTGTCCATTGCCACGTTGCCACTGACTCTTTGGCCGGCACGACCCTGAAGATCGATCTGCATGGCGGCCGCTAGAAGATGCTAGACGCAGGATGCCTGGTGCAGTTATTCCCAACTCTACAATATTATCCTACCAGTCTGTCCTAGTCCATGTACAGAAGAGCTCGATGTACTCTTTCTACGGCTTTCTACGGGAGGGCTAAACTGGGCACGAATTCTATCCAGACGAAGGGAAAATCACACGGCGTCTACGACGATGTACTGTACTGTACAGACTACCTTACCTACCGTCGATCCGCTGTACAAGAAGAAGTATAATTCCATCCTTGGAGATCGTATCATGCCATGCTCCGGAACAGCTGGCGCGAGCCGCATAACCAACGCAAACGAAGGATCGACGTTGGCAATTACGACCATGCAGCGAATcgcaaattttttttcccgacCAGTGGGGGGAAGCTATTCCCATCTCACCCACTCACCCCGGAACAGCTCTGTCCTCCTGCAGCTGGAGCCCCCAAACTCGGGCTACAGGACCCTCTGCTACCACCAATGGCTTCCATGTGACAAAACTATCGACATCCAGGGTCCCAGATAGCGCCTCGatacaccaccaccaccactaccaccaccgccgGGGATACCGGAGGAAACGCTCCTCGCGGGAGATGGGGCTCTCATGGTGACCTAACAAAGCTCTCTCAGTAGTTTGCGTGCGGTGGAAAGAAAGCACCGTTCCGACTGATCTCCATTCTCAAGCACCAGATTCGGGTTGTGTCAGCTCGGTGAATTCCCCCTCCCCTGACAGTTGGCCTTACTGCGGTAATGCGCGTAAAAGGAGTACCGGTTGGCGCCAAAGTTGGCCATATTCACTTATATCCTAGCACGTAAGTCGCAGCACTGAGTCAATAGGGTTTACTTAATACGTAGCTGCACTTACCGAGTGGTGTTAGGCATGGGGTGACAGAAAATACACTGCTTATTGCATGTCAACATGGATATTTATAGCAACAGACTGGCGGCGTTTTCTATCACCCGCACATTAGGTACtcagtactccgtagtgcTCATGGTATTAGTATTTCGCATTTGTCACCCGCATGTTTGGCAGTAATAGTGTTCATAGGTGTAGATATTTCGTATTTGTCGTTTCTATCTGAAATGTATATGTCTTCATGCCCTTATTCATCGTTCTTCTATCCATACTCCTTCTTTAATCATGCTCACCAAATCATTCTATCTGTAATTGTTGCTCTGTTTTATGTGGTATCCGGTTTTCTCAATAAAGTCTCTTACTCAGCGCTCCTCTTAAGGTCCTTAGCCAGAAGGGACTCGCCAGTCATCTCCTCGGGCTGGGGCAGGCCCATGGCAGCCAAAATAGTAGGAGCAACGTCACCGAGGACACCGCCCTGCTTCTTGAGGCTCCAGCCCTCAGGAGCATTGGCCATGATGAAAGGCACCTTGTTGGTGGTGTGGCTAGTCTTGGGCTTTCCATCGGCGAACTTCATCTCCTCAGCATTGCCGTGGTCGGCAGTGATGAACAGGATGTAGCCTTCCTTCTTGCAGGCGTCCAGAATCTTTCCGATGGCCTTATCGGTGGCGGCACAGCCAACGATAGCGGCCTCGTAGACACCGGTGTGGCCCACCATATCAGGGGGAGCAAAGTTGTTCATGACGAAGGGGAACTTCTGCTCTGCCAGACGCTTGGCAACCTGGTCGGCAACTCCATCCGCAGACATCTCAGGGGCCTGGTCGTATGTTGCGACGGTCTTGTTGGAGGGAACAAGGTCCTGGTCCTGGTCACGGGTCTCGAGGTGGAAGACCTTCTCAACACCaccgttgaagaagaaggtgacgTGAGCGTATTTCTCAGTCTCGGCAACGTGCACCTGCTCAACGTTTTGCTTTCCAAGCCACTCAGCCAAAACGTTGTCCATCTTCTGAGGCTCGAAAGCAACATCGAAGGGGTAGTCAGTCTTGTATCGAGTCATGGTAACGAGCTTGTTGATCTTAGGGTAGGGGAAGTCGGGCAGCACGGATCGATCAACATCTCCCAGGAGCTGAGTGATTTGTCGCGCACGATCGGATCGgtagttgaagaagaagacggtgTCATCATCTGATCCATAGAGGTTAGCCTGACCATGTTTCTATCTGACAGTACAAAACTTTCGAAAGACTTACCCTTGATGCGGCGCTCGTCGCCACCGACAATGATGGGGAGAAGGAACTCATCTCTGTTGTTTTTGCCCTCTGTCTCGTACAGTGCCTTTACAGTAGCGACGGGATCCTCGCtcgcctcgccctcgccaagAACGAGGCCCTTGAGAGCAACCTCAACACGCTCCCATCGCTTATCACGGTCCATGGCGTAGTACCTGCCGACAACGGTGGCAATCTCACCAAGGCCGAGCTCCTTGATAAAGTCAACCAGCTCCTCCATGTAGCCAGCACCAGACTTGGGGTCGGTATCACGGCCGTCACCGAAAAAGTGGATGAAAACCTTGGGGACGTTGTATttcttggcggccttgagGATGGCGTACAGGTGCGTCTGCTTGGAGTGCTAAATGGCTGTTAGCATCCCACATATGAGGCTTCTCAAGAGCTAGAATTGAGTAGGCCACTAACCACACCACCGTGAGAAACCAGACCGCAGAGGTGCAGGCGGCCATTGCCGCTCACAACACCCTCAAGAGTCTTCTTGAGGACCTCGTTGGAGTCGAattcctccttcttgatcGACTGGTCGATGCGGACAACATCCTGCCAGACAACACGTCCCGCACCAATGTTCAAGTGGCCGACCTCAGAGTTGCCCATCAAGCCCTCGGGCAGTCCCACCGCCAGCGATGAGGCATCAAGCTCGGTAAATCCAGTCTCGCTCTGGGAAAGCTCGTCCATCACGGGCGTCTCGGCGGCCGCAATGGCATCGCCATCCTTGGGGCTCTCGTCAGATGGGATACCCCATCCATCAATAACGACTATAAGACCGCAACAGTAGTAGAATTAGCCACCCAAGCTCAAGATACACCAACACGAAGCAAAAGGTAAGGATATAATCGGGTTTTTTGGGCAGCGGGCCATCGCTCGCTGGGACCGTGGCCGGTGCTGATTTTACGCGGCGCATGTTGGGACGCGGAATGGGCTGAGGACCAGGAGATGGATGGCGGGGCAGTGGCTGTGGTTGAGGAAAAGATAACGTACTGAGGCAGGCCTTTTGCTCTGTCTTAGACATGGTGAGACAGAATGAAGCAGTATACGGGCTCAATTGCACAGATTCAGCGGGATGAGAAGAGTGtagggaggaagaagaggacccTGGGTGCGTGATTTGATGGGGAGATCAAGTATTTTTTTCCAAGCTGCAAAACCAGAAACATGCCGCCAGTACCTACTAAACGCATTGGATGGTGGGGTTGATAGGCTACCGATGTCATAGATGCGCCGCCGATAAGTGTTGTAGCGCCTCCCTGGAGAGCCTTCAggctggctgttgctgcggctgcgctAGAGAGCCTCCGTGCATCGGGCCGTTTTTTGCCCTGGCCGCTAGGCTCCGTCCAATCTCTGGCGGCTGCTGGCGAACATTCCCCTCAATAACGCCGTCAAACGCTGCCTACGACAAGCAAAATCTCCGTGGGCCAATCAATCAGGGCATGCAGCTCGCAGCTACAACAGGTGATCGAACTACTATTACCTATCGATATTGATCACTATCGGTTGTCTGGCAGAGCCTTTCTCAGTGCCCTGCTCGTGTAACCAACGCAGAACCAGCCAAGACACACTGTCTCCTCTATTCACACGAGCAGTCGCCATGGCCTCGGAGCTCCCAACCCTCGCTCTGCCTTCCACCCTGTCCCCGGACGACCTCGACTCTCTCTCCGAGCTGTCCATTGTCCTAGCAAAAGTCCGCGCTGGACTCAAAGCCTCTGCTCCTACCGGTGCTACAACAGAAGCTACTCCTGGTGGACCGAGCAGCGGCGGCCAGCAGCTCTCATTCAAGGACGTTCCCGGTGCCACCGACAAGCTTAAGCACAAAGTACAGCACGCCAGAGCACAAGTCCGCGCGTTACCAGACATGGATCGCTCCATCGACGAGCAAAAGGCCGAAATCAAGGAGCTCGAAACGCGAATTGAGATGCAACGCGCCTTGCTAGAAAAGCTTCGTGAGAACGGAATGCAATTCAGCAAGGACGCATACCCGGGCGGGGACAAGATGGAGTTGTGAGGAGAGACGGCTACAACAACCCTGAACCTCGCACGAGCCCAAAATGAAGTTCGAAATGATCTCTCGATATTCTCAGGTGGCTACGGGTTGGCTATCAAGAAAATATGCAATTCTCGATAATACGTCTACTGGGAGTCTGCTTTTCTCATCAGACTATTTTGGCGGAATCCCAACCTTGCTCAGTATCCCCTCCACACTGACGCCTGGTTTTCCCGGTACAATCTTTGTCCACACTTCCTCGTCAAGCCTCTGGGCTTCAGATAAAGTGGTCCAGTTCGGACTCTGAGTTGTCTTTAACCATTTGAAATCATCAACTTGGTCCCACTGATTCTCAGTTGATTTATCGGCTTCCGTCAGCTGTACAGAGTTAGCATGGCTCAGTACTGAGCAAATTATGGTATCAAATGATAACAGACGACGATACATACATAGCATGACGGAAGAGGGGCGAAACGCATGCCTGAGCAGTCTTCAATGATCGGGTGACTGGCGCAATGCAGGTAGATGTTGACATTTTTGCAGTCATGAATGCGAACTTGTCGCGCTATAACGACAAGAGTACTGTTGGACACATCGTTGATGTGTACGGGACCACTGACACGACCGGTCACAATAAGGCATCTATCGATATTTTTAAGCATAAGACCGGGGAATGGGGCTCCTTGGGCTGTGGGTATTGAAAGGTCAATAACACAGTCCTTGAGGTCCCGAAGCCAACCTGCTGACGTAGCTCGCGAGGCCGAGGATGGAAGTATGATGTGGAGACCGGTCTGATCGGAGATGCCAATATTTTGAGCAGCAGAGAAGCTTGGCTTGCGGATTGATGAAGGGTCTGAATTGGCCAGCTCGAGGTTATAGTCTTTTTGTTTGGGCGACAGATCTCCTACGATATCGTCGGCCTCGTCTGAAATGTCTCTCGTCGTCGCTCCCGGTGCGTCTTTTGGGTCATGTGGGCGTCGAGATAAGCTGCCAGGATTCAATCTCGGGTCGTTTTCTGGAGCGCCCATGTCGACGTGGTCTGTACCCGTACGTCTGAATTGGAACCGCGATTTTGGAGCTACTTTGGCCAGTGTTTCATTGAGCTTATCTTGCAGACTTTTGATTGCCTGTTAACATTGCAATCAGTCGGCTTCTCTTACTATAGAGCTATTAGGGGTGACGGACTTCTGAGTATTGGCGACGATCGTATGCAGGAGTGAATtcggcagcatcagcaacttCGTTCTGAAGCTTGCTAATACCTGCGAGAATGTGGTCTGTAGCTTCTTGTCGTTCGCCCCCGACCCCAGATAAATGAGTTAATTGGCCAATCTGATCTTGAAGAACTGGTAGAAATAGCAAGGAACGTCAGCAATCATGCAGTgataaattagcttttttgtATAATACGGAAATGACCAACCTTCGATGGAATCGCGAAAGTGGCGATAGAATTTCTGATTGGGATCCATGATGATGCAGCTTCAATCTGATACGCAGTGATTCGTATAAACTCCGATCTTGTGAATAAAATGGTAGAATAGGCAGCTCCTCGAGATCTGTCGACAGGGTGCGCAGGGAGTTATTTATCTTTGTATCTGGAGTATTGATGCTGCCTGGCCAATTGCTTCGTATAAGTTCAACCAGCTCCGTCCCAGGCAGCTTCTAAACGCTTCTTCTTACACCGGAGCCTGTCAGCTGGTCTTGCCTTGCAACGCAACACGCGATCGCCACGAGGCAGCCAAATTGCACGGAGCTGCGGGACACAAACAACGCTACAGCTGGGTTCTGAACGGCGTGTAGTTTTGGGGCAATCGTGCGTGTCGCGAAAGTGAGAGTTTGAGTCCAACGATGACAAgtagagagaaaaggggagaaggagagaggagaggagaggcaaaAGTTGGGGAGCTGCACGAAGCAAGGCAATAATGAAGACCGCAGCGTCATGCCAAAATCGAACCCCACGTACCCTTTATAGAAGACAGGGATTAGCATTGGAGAATACTATGTACATGCAGCAAGTAATAGTACAgcagaagggaaaagaggggTTCAGGGAGCAGAGCTGGTCAGGGGATCTAGCTGCGCTTTAGCTTTGGTTCGGTGGGGACGGGCTCTTGTGCATGGAGACGTCATTTTGGGCTGTGGCGGATTCGATCTCTTTGCTCATACGACTTTTGGTATCACAGTTACTGTTTACTGTATGCTGACTGCTGTTATATGTCCGTGGTCACAAGATTGGGGCAGCAATATGCGGCAAATAAAGCCATTCACGTAGTCAAGGAGCAGCATCGCTAGAAACCCAATATCCATTCTCGTATCATACAGTaggaaagaaaggggagCACATAAATTCAGAAACGAGCCAAACAACAAAGATTGCCAAAGACAAGAACTGCCGTGGCCACTGTTTCCAACCCCCCAACCTCCTTAAATCCCTTGCGTGCCAATTAGCATGTATATACAAAGTGCAGATTGCACCCAAAAAACCAATCGCTGTCTCCTCGCTCTCCTCCACGTCCATCCGCCGAGGATAAGAAAAAATCATTCGCTTGCTTGTTGTACATCAAACTCGTTGTGGTTATCAAATGCTAGGGAGCGCTGTTCGAGGCTTGCAGTCGCCAAAGCCCCCATGTGAATGATACAATTTGTGGTGGCAATGCCCTATCTTCGCATGGGGCCGTCTCAGAAAGCGAGATCGGTTATGTGAATTGAGGGTGTCGAGTCGAAGCTCTAGCTTGAAGTCGTTGCTGATAACGAAATGGAGGAAAAGATAGAGGCTTGAATTCGGGATAAGCTCTCTCCTCAGGATCAGCTTCTGGCTGGTTTTGCTTTCGAAGCTCTCCTCTGGCTTTGCATTTGGAATGGCGGCGTTTGATGGACATCTCCCCAGACTGCTCTTGCTTCTGTGGTGAAGCTTGCTGCCGCTTAAGAGCTTGGTTCTGATCCTTCTTTTGAAGCGGTGTTACCTCCCGTTCTTTCTGCTGAAGCTGTTCTTTGGCCTTGCATTCAGCGTAATAGCGTTTGATGGGCAGAGCCTCAGGTTGCTCTCGCTTTTGTGCTGGAGTTCGAGGCTGCTCTAGGGATAGAGCTTGCTCTTTCTTTCGAAGTTCTCTGGCTTTCCATTCAGCATGTGAGCGCTTGATGGAGAGAGGCTCAGGTTGCTCTCGCGGCAGTGGCGGAGTTTGGGGGCGAGTTTGTGGTCCCTTCAGAGACGGACTCTGATTTCGGGATGGCGAAGGaattttcttgctcttaAGCCCCTGGTTCTCTTTTTGAGGGGAAGCTGAGATCATCTTGCTTCTCAAACCCTGATTCTGTTCCTGAGGGATGGTCGAAACCTTGTCGCCCTCGGATGTTTGGGTCTGTTCATTAGCAAGTGTCGAAACCTCCTCGCTCTTCGATTCCGAGTTTTGTTCTTGAGCCAATGCTGCAGCTTGCTCAGCCTCCaatctttgtctctctttttcgtcAGCTTCACGCCTCAATCTTTCCATCTCCGCAATCTGAGC
It encodes:
- a CDS encoding uncharacterized protein (TransMembrane:1 (i56-76o)); amino-acid sequence: MMNLMHRLSPRAIGSGIKNRVSGLATRNGSPHAKILNGLTKLSKVAKETRFKKRKFCKFSATALLIISQNGINFLYQALDQMFKPVMHRRLNTPPLALDTAMDIDEMPDQAQEPEPPCIPTIIVTAPNGIVKELHMMPPWTHITRNYNAWCQSKQWQKSSLLHPYFLSRAQIAEMERLRREADEKERQRLEAEQAAALAQEQNSESKSEEVSTLANEQTQTSEGDKVSTIPQEQNQGLRSKMISASPQKENQGLKSKKIPSPSRNQSPSLKGPQTRPQTPPLPREQPEPLSIKRSHAEWKARELRKKEQALSLEQPRTPAQKREQPEALPIKRYYAECKAKEQLQQKEREVTPLQKKDQNQALKRQQASPQKQEQSGEMSIKRRHSKCKARGELRKQNQPEADPEERAYPEFKPLSFPPFRYQQRLQARASTRHPQFT
- a CDS encoding uncharacterized protein (EggNog:ENOG41), translating into MASELPTLALPSTLSPDDLDSLSELSIVLAKVRAGLKASAPTGATTEATPGGPSSGGQQLSFKDVPGATDKLKHKVQHARAQVRALPDMDRSIDEQKAEIKELETRIEMQRALLEKLRENGMQFSKDAYPGGDKMEL